Part of the Brachyhypopomus gauderio isolate BG-103 chromosome 17, BGAUD_0.2, whole genome shotgun sequence genome, CGAGGGTTTCCTTCAAAACCAATCAGGAAAAGGCAAACCTGCTTTATACAAAACCTCATAACCAGCACACGCCCGACAAACGAGAGTCACACAGCCGATCCGTGTTCCTCTTACTCTCTGCGTTCAGAGCGGAGTCGGGTGAGTAGATGGCGCTGATGTCCTCGTATTTTGGGTCGTGGATGGTGAAGTGGAAGGGCATTCCTCTCACGGCGTCGGCGTCGGGCCAGGACGCAGCGGGCTGGTGGTAGTGACCCGCCTCCAGCTCGGAACCTGGAGAGGAGCCACAGGTCTCGCACACGTGACCTCACAGGACACAAGATGCATTCACAGCTATTCTTCGCCACGATGTTCTCAAAGCCGTTTGAGGACAGATACTGACCGCAGTTGATGTCCTCTTCATCGTAGATGTCCACCTCCATGAGCCTGATGAGCATGCGGGACAGAATGCCCAGGAACTGCAAATACGCCCCGGTCTTCCCAACCTGGACatacacagcactgcacaaTCAATCCCTCTTTTCATATATCAAAATTTCCATGAAAGTCCCCCTCTTAGTATGTATGTAATGCCGGCATATGTTAATAAACAACGAACATATTAACAAGGAAATATCAACAGTTTGTATCATAAGCCAAATTGCAAATGCAACATGGAATTGTGATCACGATATGATATTCTGACCATATCGCACAGCCCTACAGCTTCCAGGTACATTCATACATTCATACTCATCCAGAACTGCTGACAAACGTACCTGTGGCGGCCCGCTGAGGAGCAGGCGGCGGGGGTGGAAGCTGTCGTGCCGGCCCTCGGCCCGGTTGCTGCTGTCCATGTGTTGGGCCGTGGGTTTGGTCCACTGCCTGTAGTACAGAGACTGCTCGGTGCACGTCATCATCTTGCTGAGGAGAGGTCTGAAGGAGCTGTCCCACTCCACAGATGCGTGCGGGAGGAAGGATGTCGACTTCGGCAGGCCGCTGGAATCCGCCGTGGTGATAAGATCATAGAGGGCTTTCGGGAGGAGAACCACGGGGGGGCGGTTGAGGTCGCGGGCCCAGGAGCAAGAGTAACGCAGAGGTGAGCCCGGCGTGGATGAGGAGCCAGGGGACGTGGACTTGGAGGATCGGCTGTGGGCTTGGGTAGTATCCCCACGCACAGCTGCCTGGTGTAGGGTCACTTTGTGCTGTTTGTGAGGAGAGGAGTCGGCCTGCGGATTCTGGGAGTGATCTGTTCCGGGGAGTGCACTGTTCACTGCAAACCACAAGAGGGAGGCCGAGAGTACAAGTAATTAAAGTAGTACTGAAAATGGTATACACCATTACATGTTTCAGTCCTTCCTTACAGTcgctaaaaaataataaattttacTATTACCACTGGACTCGTTCACCCCACCCCAGGAAAAGTTTTCACAGGAAATTATAGTAAATCCCTTAATACACTGCATGCTGTCTGATCACTGCAAAAGGTTCTACAAACATATTAGTGACAGTGAAATCTACCTTCTGtactacaaacacacaaaatgctCAACAAACGCTCAAGCATCAACAACAGGCATCAACAAAAGCAGAACTGTTGACTGGTATGACGAGCAGCTCCACTTTTGGACATGGAGTTTACAGAGGCACTGTGATCTCACGTCCACTGTAGGAGGAGactgggaggagggagggagggagggagggagggagagagggagggagagagagagggagagggggggagagagagagagagagagagagagagagagagagagagagagagagagagagagagagagacatgtccTCTTCCATACGGCTCTGCTGAAGTACGGTTCTCATCCTCACTTACAGCACGGCTCCCAGCCACCCACACACTGCTCCACCTTCTCCGTACTGATATGACTCAGCACCATGACTCCCGTCTTTGTCATGCATTTGCGAAATGCAATTTAAAAATTAATCTTCCTTACTGTGCAAAAGGTCAGTTCATacaaacaagtaaataaatgtATAGCTTCTGCCAACGCTGTTGAACATTGTAACAACTATATTACGCAGGGAGGTCAGAGGGGGTCAATAAAACTGGACACAAGGATTTCCCATTTACAGAGTGAACAGTTGTAACATGTAATATGAGTCATAATGGTAAGGAGCTTGACTTCTTCACCcttccccccaccacacagacagcagCCCTCATTTGATGCTGGTAATTGAAGCCGTGCACCACtccaaaccccgcccccccctccGGTCCCCCCCCAGTCCCCTTACCATCGAGCacaggctcctcctcctcgttgtCGGTACTGCTCGGCTTGTCGGGGTCGCTTTCAGACAGGTCACTGGAGGGGGGCGGCCTGTGTTCGTTGcgtggctccgcccacaccaGGTAGGCGGCCAGGCCCAGTTCCTGTTCCAGGGCGGTGCGCTGCAGTGCACAGCAGCTCAGAACGCGCTGATCACAGTACTTCAGAGACCTGCGGGTCACGCCGCAAAACAACGTATTCCAGCCTATTCAGTAAAGCTACAGAATACGTGCACTTACTGATGCACACTGCATGATGGTTTTATTAATAGTACATcggcaatttttatttttttacagtaCAAGATGTCAAAACCTATGCATCTTTATTTACCCTCAGTACAACTAAAAGCCACCTTGCCAGATTGATCATCTTCCAAGATGGAACGCTCTAACTGAGCAGCTGCAGGTTGAAGCAGAAGCTGTTTGAGATTGCTGGAGTTGTTTGTGTACCTTGGCAGGGATTCTCCCATTGGATCCATGCCAGTGAAGATAAGGATGCAGGGTAAGGCCTCCAGCTCCAGATAGGTGCTGGGAGTCCAGTCCGGGTCCTGGATCTTCAGCCATATCTACAGACGCATACGGATGAGCTGCGTATTCCCACCAACTCACTGTACAGACACCACGTCTCTCTGGATGATTAGGAGTTACATACGGTGAGCAGATACCTTCAGCTGATTCAAGAAGTGCTCGCCCACGATGATCCCCGACGCAGGGTCTCCCAGAACCACCTCAAAGCGGTCGTGGAGGCCGAGGAGGTCGCGGACCCGGGAGAGGCGCCGGTGGGCCCGCGCGGCCAGCGGCGGGAAGGGGATGCGGAGCAGGAGCATGTGGCCGTGGCGCTCGCCGCACGAGCCCGTCACTCCCAGCAGGCACTGCACCATCTCCAGGGTCTCCACGGAGGTGTGCTTCTGGAGCTGGGCCTGGCCCCCCGCCGTGGCCAGGAGCGCCATGCAGTAGTGACGCAGCAACACCTGGGTGCGGATCACAGCGCTGTGCAGCTTGGGGAACCTTGAGGTGGAGAAGGTGTTCCTCAGTGCGAGTGAAAGAACAAACGTACAATAGCAAAGACACGGATGTGCAGAAATTCTTTACGGCAGACATTATTTGTACAGATGGTGATACGCAATATCATAACTGGACTTGTATACAGATATATAGAGTTCATGAAAACAATAACGGAACAGTAAAAGGTTCTGGCGGGTTTACGCTGCAGGGCCACTGTGCATTGGTACACTGGTAACGGTCAGGTACGTACCTCTCCTCCAGGGCGGCGACCATGCTCTCAAACGAGCTGTCGAAACGCAGCAGGGGGAGGCAGTTCCCCGAGCGAGTGGACTCCAACAACTCGGACACGCCAAAGTACTTGGTTTTCTCATGATACAGATCCACatcctacacacaaacacaagtgcACGCTAAACATCTTCCTCGTGTCCCGTGTTAACGTTGTAGAGCAACCATTAGTATGAGAAAGGCACaatgaaatgtattattattattaggcaCAATGAGATCCAAGAGTAGCTTTGTGTTTAATACTTTGTTGATTTCATTTGCCATTTTTAGCCAATTTTCTCCCAACTTTTATTGCCCAACCAATGACTAGCCAGCCAGCTAATCAGCTCTGACTCATCACATGAGCCACCAATGGCTGTGACATCATTGGGTCTTGATCAAACACTTTTCTGCTGCACCACTGGAGAATCCCAGGTGTCAATACTTTAAGCCctaatatatttacattgttgAATGGCCAGTGGATCTCATTATAAGGGCTGATGCGGGTGTTTTGAGTCTGCAGGGCGAAGGGGAGTGATGTCACGTGGAGAATCAAGATGTTGGCAGCCTCCTGAATCTGCCTGCAGTTCAGCAGACTGTCCACCAATCCAGAGCTGGGATCACCCATCAGCCTGCCGTGCTCTTCACTGCAGAACGCAGATGGAAAGACAGCATTGACGATCACTGAGCAAGCAGGATTACACAATAGAGCCCACAGGAGGGCGCCATCACCTGCTGATGTCCCAGTGAGCGTGGTCATGCACCAGGATGAAGAGGGTGTAGGGGTTCAACTTGGATTTCTGAATGAGGTCGTTGATCTTTGCTACTGCGGTCTGGTCCAGCTTCACCACATACTGCTCAGCGCCCTTTGCGGACGAACCGTCTTGGTTGAGACCCAGCTCCTGCAGGACACCTGTAGaagaaccaatcacaaaaactGTGAGAATAGCCTAGTTACTTTTCTAACTACTGTTTTTGCATTGGGAAACTACAAGTCTCCATTCTGCTGAATGCAAGATTAAAGCAACAGAAGCGTAATCTTCTACCTGAGCTCCAGAGATGCCGGACAACTTGTTGAAAGGTGACCTCAGAGGGTGGCACGCAAATCAGGAACTCCACCTTGTCAAATGAACCGAGGTCCAGGTTGTGAGTGCTGGAGTCGGCGATGGCGCATACGTGAGACAGCAGCTTCCGTGCCACTGCCAGCTGAATGGGGCGAATCTCATGCCAGGCCACCCGGTACTCTGTCAAGGATGGCACACGCGATTCATGCCAGCACGGCTCACCTGCATTTCCCCAAGGTAACCCGAGGTGCAGAACTTCGTGGTAGGACGCAGTGCGTTTATAGTACGAgactcacctgcacacacaggtTCTCCAGCGTGCTCCAGTCTGCAACCCTGAGCAGGGGGGCTGGTAGTCTCCGGACTGGCTTTCTCCAGCACAGCCTCCAAGTCTTCATCTAACAGTGTTCAGAAAGGTTGAAGTCAAAACACTGCAGATCCTTGTGGGCTGACTTGTGCCTGGTTCTGCACTCCCCTTTGATTCAGGTTGGGGTTTGTGTGCTAGAAATGGCCCTCATCAAGCAATAAAGAGAGAGTCTAGAGAGACAGCAGCCTTACCTGGCCCGGCAGAGCTAAACGAGGCCTCCAATTCTGCAGTCATCCCAGTGGAGAGTTCTTGCTCGATCTCTCGCATGCAGTCGTTAGGACAGATCATGCTCTCTGCAAGTGCTCGTGTTTGGTGCTTCCCTGCagagaaaacaatgaaaacaatATTCATGAATATCCGCAACCGTAAACAAACCACGAGTAACCACCAAAAAAACCCCTAATACAAATGTGTCACTTCTTCTGATGATCTTTTTGATTGCGGATAGCAAACATGCATCTCAACTGAGTGATCAAAATAAGAGACAAGCCCAAGAGAAAAGCACAAGCACTACTGGCCAGTGTGTGCAATTTGAGTTTAGCGTTTCTTGGCTACACTGACCACCACCACTGCATTGGTACAGTTATAGGCTCCTGTCCCAAATCAGAAGGGTAGCAAACCACAAATCTCATACAAGAATGGTACCACTATGACTTCACATTCACAGGGAGAACaataatgaatgtatttataaaTGAATTTGTCAATACATGTTCAGTGTTCATTTGTTAACATGTCCTCGTATCCAAATTCTATGGGTTTGTGCAGCCCACACAACATCTGGAAATCAAACCAGCTTCCCACCTGTTACTACAACGCAGGACTCTGTCTCCTGACTCCGGCCCATGCAGATGATGACAACGTAATGGGTCTGACTCAGCCTGCCTTCCAACAGCCTCTGGAAGGTGTCGTCCAGCGCCTCGGCCAGAGAGGGCGCCGTGTCCAACACCAGCACAGACTCACCACAAGAGCTGGTGGCCAGCTTGGCCAGCCAGGGCAGCTGGGAGGAGGTGAGGGGCTGGGCCAGACCCAGAATAGGGGTGGGGAACTGGGTGTGGTTCTGCTGGTACTGTCGGATCTCCGTCAGATGTGACTCGCGCCAGGAACGCATGAGGATTTGCTCCAGGTCTTCCATCAAGGGCACCTGGTCAGGGGCTTGGACGACCCGAACCCAGATCAGATCACCATTACATGCACAGAATAACAAACTTGCTATATAATAACAAGTTATATTTTTGATAATGGTATTAATAAATGTTCTAAATGTAACCAAAATGTACTAACAGTAAATAGCTCATAAATGTCTGTCTTAGAAGCCATTTGCACTACTTTGAAGATAAAATTATGCTGAAATGGATTTTTAGTCCATCAACAAATAgaaaatatatacagtatacacaacgTGTAATACATAAAACGAGGGCAGTTTACTGTATTGATTTACTACACCAGAGGTTCTTAGGTACCCATCATTAACTGAGCAATTtaggcatgagtgtgtgtgtgtggtaaacaGTCCtaagtgtgtgaagtgtgttctcTCACCCAGCTGCACCAGGTAGTAGATGGTGAGAAGCACCTGCATCTCAGTGGAGAGGGGCTGGATGGACGAGGCCCTGTGCTGCTCATAGAtgcgtgggagtgtgtgtgagccacGGTAACACACCTGCAGACGTGTgttcaccaacacctcacctgtgttcccgCACAGGCGCGGTAGAGCCCCGTGTCctgcgcacgcgcacgcgcacgcacatgcacacacacacacacacacacacacacacacacacacacacacacacacacacacacacacacacacacacacacacacacacacacacacacacacacacacacacacacacacacactcctctttaACCCCAGGTTGTGTGAATGCCCATGGGTCAGTGTTCACATTATACTAGGGTCCAATGCAGTTCATACCAGAGTAAACCACCAAAGACACCACAATGCAGACATGCTAATAAATAATTCTGACATTTCCTAATTGGGACTGAATGGGTTTTAGAGTACGTGAGCCTTATTTAGATATTTAGACAAGATAAGCACAGTGCCACAGAGCACTACACATGTGCTTTGTGCTTCTGTAGTTTGGAGAACATATCTCACCTTTAAAGATGACTGGCTGCAGTCCGCATATCTGGAGCAGATTATCAGGCACTGTGACACACTCCCCTGGAGGGAAGAGGGCCGAGGACCCCTGACCCACAAATCCTGAAGTCCCACTGTCTGCtacatgtgcgtgcgtgcacgcgcgcgcgtgcacacacacacacacacacacacacacacacacacacacacacacacacacacacacacacacacactttcagcacAAACCGCATGAACTGGCAACAAAGCGACAATTTGAAATCTCTGACACATATTCAGCTACAGCTGTTCTAGCACACATGcgtacacacgcgcgcacacacacacacacgcgcacacacctctCTTAACAGTGCTGAGCACTAGAAGCACCGAGAACTGCACAGCtagcacacacctacacaaagaGCACAAACCCAGAACACCCACATTATTTACTGAGCAAATATCTCTAACATGTTCTACACAGCAGAACCTTCTTTATGGCCAAACAGGCACACGTTCATAAAGACTTACATCAGTCATACACCTGGAACATGACACTCAACAGATTTGACCATTTCAAGTCCGAGGCACAGAGCAGCAGGCGGGAGAAGTGTGTACCTGACTTTGTGGCGCTGACGGTGCTGGAGGGAGCAGGTCTCTGTACTTCAGAGGGTCCTGAGGATTCAGGAGACCAGCCTTTGTGTCTTTTTTTGGGTGGGCCTGTGTTTGCAATGGAACCTTAAAGGAGGAATGGGATTATCActtttggtaaaaaaaaatttaagaaaaggaaaaaaaaaaagttttaaaagtcTGTTAAAAAACAGGTGGCTTGTTATGCACTGCTGTTCACAGCATCCATCCTAATGTAACATTGTGAGTCAAAGTCCAGTAACATTCCCATGTCAACGTAATGGAGTGTGATGATGAATGAATATAGAGGAAGCTTTAGGTTTGGTAGTGAGCAGTCACTCAGCTTTACAGGAACAAGACTGGGATGGTACGTGTGGGTTTTTTTGTGCTATTCTGATGTTACTAGAGAAACAAAAGTGAGGAAGCAAGTGAGGTGTGAAACCCCACTACTAAACTCTGGATCCCAAAGAAAGCCTTGCATTTTACAACACCGACCacaagagggggaggggcctttttttttttttttttgctctttaTGAGCTGAGAGGGAAAACCTTTTACTGCCCCAACAACTGAATAATAACAGACAGTGAAAACAAaagtggaggaggaagaggtctACACCAGACAGCTGGGGCTCTTCCTCAAGCTCTCAGCCACTTTAAAGAGGAAGCCGTCTCTTTCATGGAGGTGTGATGTCTGACAGGGCGGctctcaccccacccctcccccccacccccccccacacccccacctgagGCAATTAAACGGTGGGTGTCTGTCCTTTATCTAGTTTAGCACACCAAAGCTATTTTTTTGGTTTAGAATCAAAGTGACTTTTCCTGCTAAGAATTACCAATAACGGTGAGCCTTCCTGGGCCATAAGCAGCCAGGCCTGCCTGGGGCAAAGGCTGCTGGGATGCAGAAATGTGGCTGCCATTGGTCATGGGGAGGGAAGGTTCAGACGCTTGGAGATGGCCGTTCAGGTCTGTGGAACAGCCATGCAAGAAATCATGCTGAAGTAAACAGACAGTTAACAAGCTTTTGTTCACTTGTATTTCATAATTATACAATGAACAAGGATACTATTTTAAACCCACAATATTTAgatttataaaataaatatatttattctaTAAATCTATTTAAATCAATATTTCAATTTTTGGCTTTACCTCTGGCAGCAAGAATatgttaaaacaaacaaaaacaaaaatgaaaccgAGTGTCCTCTGCCTACCTAGACTAAATGGATtttctgaaatcacattcataGCCTTGGCTGGCAGAACTCATGGTGcacagtgtctgtgttttgtgtctATGTGAGTGTACCGGTGCAGCTGGCCGAGTTGGGGCCGGGGCCGGCGCTGGCCGAGCTGGCCAGCGGGTCATTAGTCCTTGGAGCGGCCGGTGTCTCCTCAGCGCTCGCCACAGTGGAGGTCTGTCTTACACGGCCGTCTgcacaaagacaagcacagagAGCCACTTTGCAACCTCACGCCACGCAccttggctccgcccacctcggcTCCTCCCCCCTCGCCGCTGTACGCAGAAGTGCTTTCGTGGTGCGGCTTACTTATTCCTTTCCAGCAGATGGGCGGGCCCTTGACCAGCAGCCCCTGAGCACTGCGCAGCAGGTGGTACTTTAAGTGCTTCTGTTTCTTGGGCTGGGTGGTGAGGTTCAGGTTGATGTGGTTGGAGAACTCGGTGAAGTAGCGGAAGCCCTTCTCGCCACAGCCAACGCAATTCCCCGAGAAACCTGGAGCACCACGTCAATTCAACTTTATGCAGTGCTTTTAATAATGGACCCTACAGATCTACAGATCTATACAGCGcaaatgagcaagccagaggtgaGATCCTTCCAAACCCAACCTCCCTCAAGACAACACATAGAAGTAGATCTGCTGAAACTCTGAGAATTACGATCAGCATATGAAGATGGTCTTTATATGGCGCCTACAGGAGAGCAAAGAAACGTTCTCGTCTGAGTCGCTTCACTTGCAGGTTCTCAACTGGTGCTGCATCTTCTTAAGCAGCGTCACAAACCGAAGCATAAACCAGCTGAAATCTAGTTGGCTGTCTTCACTGTTAGCTTGTTTCCATAGTCACCATTGGCACTGAGCTGATGCAGGGGCCATAGAAACCAAACCATGAGTTAAAAACATCTCTGGGAGAATTGCAAATCTCTGTGCACTAGGTTGGAGTGCCCTGACCCAGATCCTAGTGCTTGGACCGCCCCACTCTCTTTTGCTCCCTCACGTTTGTCTGGATTCATCTTTAAGGCCCCATCTTGTTTTTTAAAGATTATTTCTATGTGAAAAGTCCAGAAATAGAGTCCAATCTACACAACGAAATAGCTGTGAGAACAGAATCAGAAACACTGATTCACGTAAACTCAGCCGTGTTCAACTTTTGGGTTTTTAGGTGAAACTAAAGAATTTGCTAAACATTTTCAATAGGTAATAATCTTTGGGAATTTGGTTAGAAGATCCTCAAACTGACATTCACCATAAAAACCCCTTTGGTGAGGAAACAATTTGGCTCCTAGtaatgactagggatgcaccgaaaattcggccaccgaaaattttcggccgaaatggcttaaatttgcattttcggttttcggccgaaatactttcatcaccgaaacaacacggccgaaacaatgtactgtgatgacgcaagcaaaaatcgccacctgcacgcgcttatttggataaagctagcaaaaaagttttccagtgatggcgccaaggcaaaggacattacaccaaaaattatggaactcgctgccagacgatcagccgttctctgtcgtagggatttcgtaggctaatagagcacattgagccccgttatgttttgccgagcagacgacatttctcagaagcgtgtttacctgagctgtttaatgttgttgcaactcacgtcacgtttttatgagagaatttatatttatctttcaggccagtcagttataattaaatttaactcgtataaaatacatatatttatcctctcagataaaaacggtctgcaagcgagttaaatttaattaggggtcggccgttgtcagcgttatcgtcgttatcggcccaccactaattttattttataatatgcattactgtaatgtcagtgctaaataaatattttcaaatgaaattttgtagttgatttattctttgaatagcaatgccttgattttagtgaggttagccataaatccaatgttactaataattggtataatgtaggctatttcggtgtttcggttttcggctttcggccttggtttcctcattttcggttttcggtttcggctaagaattttcatttcggtgcatccctagtaatGACCTCAAATCAAACCCTAGTGGCTCTTACCTAAAAGTGCATTACGGCCACGTTCGTCGGGAAGAAAGCGCTGGTCCACTGCGCACACCAGTATGTGGTCAGGTATACTGGGAGACTTGGCGCCCACCAGCAGGAACCCCGTTGGCACATCAACACATTCAGCAGACATGGAGGCAAGACGCAGGTCTTTCCCAGCCCGACAGAACCCTGCCAAGCGCACAGACATTAGCCGACGCTTACAAAGGATCTACTCACAACTACACGAAATGATGAGCTTTCAGGACAAGGCTTTATTAAATAATTCTGGTGTACTGTTCTGCTCCATTGAACTGGTACTGTTGTGCAATGTGGAACTGTACTAATGCTGAACATCTCCTGTTTCTGTATCTACTCAAACAGTACCACTCTATAACTCAAACAAACAGTACCACTCTATAACTCAAACAAACAGTACCACTCTATAACTCAAACAAACAGTACCACTTTCTCACCACTCAAACAGTA contains:
- the greb1 gene encoding protein GREB1 isoform X3 — protein: MGNSYAGQLRTTRFEEVLHNSIEASLRSSSVVPRPVFSQLYLEPEQRHGPQNEGHVENEEDDDEDGSESNSPPIPYQMKPPPEGSCTTDGFCRAGKDLRLASMSAECVDVPTGFLLVGAKSPSIPDHILVCAVDQRFLPDERGRNALLGFSGNCVGCGEKGFRYFTEFSNHINLNLTTQPKKQKHLKYHLLRSAQGLLVKGPPICWKGINGRVRQTSTVASAEETPAAPRTNDPLASSASAGPGPNSASCTDLNGHLQASEPSLPMTNGSHISASQQPLPQAGLAAYGPGRLTVIGSIANTGPPKKRHKGWSPESSGPSEVQRPAPSSTVSATKSDSGTSGFVGQGSSALFPPGECVTVPDNLLQICGLQPVIFKGHGALPRLCGNTGEVLVNTRLQVCYRGSHTLPRIYEQHRASSIQPLSTEMQVLLTIYYLVQLAPDQVPLMEDLEQILMRSWRESHLTEIRQYQQNHTQFPTPILGLAQPLTSSQLPWLAKLATSSCGESVLVLDTAPSLAEALDDTFQRLLEGRLSQTHYVVIICMGRSQETESCVVVTGKHQTRALAESMICPNDCMREIEQELSTGMTAELEASFSSAGPDEDLEAVLEKASPETTSPPAQGCRLEHAGEPVCAEYRVAWHEIRPIQLAVARKLLSHVCAIADSSTHNLDLGSFDKVEFLICVPPSEVTFQQVVRHLWSSGVLQELGLNQDGSSAKGAEQYVVKLDQTAVAKINDLIQKSKLNPYTLFILVHDHAHWDISSEEHGRLMGDPSSGLVDSLLNCRQIQEAANILILHVTSLPFALQTQNTRISPYNEIHWPFNNDVDLYHEKTKYFGVSELLESTRSGNCLPLLRFDSSFESMVAALEERFPKLHSAVIRTQVLLRHYCMALLATAGGQAQLQKHTSVETLEMVQCLLGVTGSCGERHGHMLLLRIPFPPLAARAHRRLSRVRDLLGLHDRFEVVLGDPASGIIVGEHFLNQLKIWLKIQDPDWTPSTYLELEALPCILIFTGMDPMGESLPRSLKYCDQRVLSCCALQRTALEQELGLAAYLVWAEPRNEHRPPPSSDLSESDPDKPSSTDNEEEEPVLDVNSALPGTDHSQNPQADSSPHKQHKVTLHQAAVRGDTTQAHSRSSKSTSPGSSSTPGSPLRYSCSWARDLNRPPVVLLPKALYDLITTADSSGLPKSTSFLPHASVEWDSSFRPLLSKMMTCTEQSLYYRQWTKPTAQHMDSSNRAEGRHDSFHPRRLLLSGPPQVGKTGAYLQFLGILSRMLIRLMEVDIYDEEDINCGSELEAGHYHQPAASWPDADAVRGMPFHFTIHDPKYEDISAIYSPDSALNAERNPRRQEDVYLRRRTARIKLSKYAAYNTYHHCEQCHQYMGFNPRYQLCESTLHAFTFSHLLLGEEIQLYFIIPKSKEHHFSFSQPGGQLESMRLPLTSDWNPDCIKSPIFTPTTGRHEHGLFNLFHAMDGASHLHILVVKEYEMAVYKKYWPNHIMLVLPTIFNGAGIGAAHFLIKELSYHNLELERSRRVEHGSRPQDVWPFIILADDSCVMWNAVEIDPKSGTMESERNVSLKQVLQHMESCPDITQYGLCGVRKWSSQGLRPGQRREPFSRGHLHDFLLLNVDLTQDVQYNQNRFTCDDVDFNLRVHSAGLLICRFNNFSVMKKQIAIGGYRTFIIKTKMTDVPTTVQPSQYVCAPDSKHLFLATPAQLLLEKYLQHTSQRLFPLSADNCDHPVLSVDCYLNLGPEVTVCFVSSRPHSINISTAAVLFSGLLLYFCDSFVTPGFLKKFQFLKGATLCVICPNRSALRQTVVRLELEDRWRFRLSDEFQTANAKEDQPLFFLTGKHI
- the greb1 gene encoding protein GREB1 isoform X1 → MGNSYAGQLRTTRFEEVLHNSIEASLRSSSVVPRPVFSQLYLEPEQRHGPQNEGHVENEEDDDEDGSESNSPPIPYQMKPPPEGSCTTDGFCRAGKDLRLASMSAECVDVPTGFLLVGAKSPSIPDHILVCAVDQRFLPDERGRNALLGFSGNCVGCGEKGFRYFTEFSNHINLNLTTQPKKQKHLKYHLLRSAQGLLVKGPPICWKGINGRVRQTSTVASAEETPAAPRTNDPLASSASAGPGPNSASCTDLNGHLQASEPSLPMTNGSHISASQQPLPQAGLAAYGPGRLTVIGSIANTGPPKKRHKGWSPESSGPSEVQRPAPSSTVSATKSADSGTSGFVGQGSSALFPPGECVTVPDNLLQICGLQPVIFKGHGALPRLCGNTGEVLVNTRLQVCYRGSHTLPRIYEQHRASSIQPLSTEMQVLLTIYYLVQLAPDQVPLMEDLEQILMRSWRESHLTEIRQYQQNHTQFPTPILGLAQPLTSSQLPWLAKLATSSCGESVLVLDTAPSLAEALDDTFQRLLEGRLSQTHYVVIICMGRSQETESCVVVTGKHQTRALAESMICPNDCMREIEQELSTGMTAELEASFSSAGPDEDLEAVLEKASPETTSPPAQGCRLEHAGEPVCAEYRVAWHEIRPIQLAVARKLLSHVCAIADSSTHNLDLGSFDKVEFLICVPPSEVTFQQVVRHLWSSGVLQELGLNQDGSSAKGAEQYVVKLDQTAVAKINDLIQKSKLNPYTLFILVHDHAHWDISSEEHGRLMGDPSSGLVDSLLNCRQIQEAANILILHVTSLPFALQTQNTRISPYNEIHWPFNNDVDLYHEKTKYFGVSELLESTRSGNCLPLLRFDSSFESMVAALEERFPKLHSAVIRTQVLLRHYCMALLATAGGQAQLQKHTSVETLEMVQCLLGVTGSCGERHGHMLLLRIPFPPLAARAHRRLSRVRDLLGLHDRFEVVLGDPASGIIVGEHFLNQLKIWLKIQDPDWTPSTYLELEALPCILIFTGMDPMGESLPRSLKYCDQRVLSCCALQRTALEQELGLAAYLVWAEPRNEHRPPPSSDLSESDPDKPSSTDNEEEEPVLDVNSALPGTDHSQNPQADSSPHKQHKVTLHQAAVRGDTTQAHSRSSKSTSPGSSSTPGSPLRYSCSWARDLNRPPVVLLPKALYDLITTADSSGLPKSTSFLPHASVEWDSSFRPLLSKMMTCTEQSLYYRQWTKPTAQHMDSSNRAEGRHDSFHPRRLLLSGPPQVGKTGAYLQFLGILSRMLIRLMEVDIYDEEDINCGSELEAGHYHQPAASWPDADAVRGMPFHFTIHDPKYEDISAIYSPDSALNAERNPRRQEDVYLRRRTARIKLSKYAAYNTYHHCEQCHQYMGFNPRYQLCESTLHAFTFSHLLLGEEIQLYFIIPKSKEHHFSFSQPGGQLESMRLPLTSDWNPDCIKSPIFTPTTGRHEHGLFNLFHAMDGASHLHILVVKEYEMAVYKKYWPNHIMLVLPTIFNGAGIGAAHFLIKELSYHNLELERSRRVEHGSRPQDVWPFIILADDSCVMWNAVEIDPKSGTMESERNVSLKQVLQHMESCPDITQYGLCGVRKWSSQGLRPGQRREPFSRGHLHDFLLLNVDLTQDVQYNQNRFTCDDVDFNLRVHSAGLLICRFNNFSVMKKQIAIGGYRTFIIKTKMTDVPTTVQPSQYVCAPDSKHLFLATPAQLLLEKYLQHTSQRLFPLSADNCDHPVLSVDCYLNLGPEVTVCFVSSRPHSINISTAAVLFSGLLLYFCDSFVTPGFLKKFQFLKGATLCVICPNRSALRQTVVRLELEDRWRFRLSDEFQTANAKEDQPLFFLTGKHI